A single region of the Brassica rapa cultivar Chiifu-401-42 chromosome A03, CAAS_Brap_v3.01, whole genome shotgun sequence genome encodes:
- the LOC103861158 gene encoding putative F-box protein At4g17780: MNNPSSIYIVDDLLEEIFLRLPLKPILKSKTLSKRWRSILESKNFVGRRVSFQKSRKILAAYNCDCGAQPRLLPESRFKGDEEIVYLHCDTKRPSMTCDGLVCIPEQDWINVLNPWTKQLRRFCFGAWSSGYSRVMGFGSDEVTGSYKVVKMEIWSYSDHCGVECSVLDVETGEWWIMSPPSYKLFCPISHKLSRISVCVNGSIYWLQHVGSGYKILALDLHKETFHNVPVPLTRVTQETQIANLENRLTVAVTYTNPEWKLDIWSKGSSIWNKTYSISLAGKGVPWEIQSEGFTPVSVSKQGNLVFTDNHKRLFKYYPRTDEIRCLSLDTCVISPFLETLAPLPLKSTLPFPHPRRTSKCRVLSKQDEFGIVELLITTLVVLGIVLFPF, from the coding sequence ATGAACAACCCTAGCTCGATCTACATAGTTGACGATCTACTAGAAGAAATATTCCTGCGACTGCCATTGAAACCCATCCTCAAATCCAAAACTCTCTCGAAACGATGGAGATCGATTCTCGAATCAAAGAATTTCGTTGGGAGACGCGTGAGTTTTCAAAAGAGCCGTAAGATCCTAGCTGCTTACAACTGCGACTGCGGCGCGCAGCCGAGGCTCCTCCCAGAGTCACGGTTCAAAGGGGACGAAGAGATAGTCTACCTCCATTGCGACACCAAACGACCCTCCATGACTTGCGACGGTTTGGTCTGCATCCCTGAACAAGACTGGATCAACGTTTTGAACCCTTGGACAAAACAGCTCAGGCGGTTCTGTTTCGGAGCGTGGTCGTCCGGTTACTCTCGCGTGATGGGGTTCGGTAGCGACGAAGTCACAGGGAGCTATAAAGTAGTGAAGATGGAGATATGGAGTTACAGTGATCATTGTGGAGTGGAGTGTAGTGTTCTTGACGTTGAAACTGGTGAATGGTGGATAATGAGTCCACCTTCTTACAAGTTGTTCTGTCCAATTTCTCACAAGCTTTCAAGAATATCAGTGTGCGTGAATGGTTCCATCTACTGGCTACAACACGTTGGGAGTGGTTACAAGATACTAGCATTGGATCTTCACAAAGAAACGTTCCATAACGTACCAGTTCCGTTAACGCGTGTCACGCAAGAAACACAAATAGCGAACCTTGAAAACCGTCTAACCGTAGCCGTTACTTATACAAACCCTGAATGGAAGCTAGATATCTGGAGCAAGGGTAGTAGTATATGGAACAAGACTTACTCCATTAGTTTAGCCGGAAAAGGTGTTCCCTGGGAGATTCAGAGTGAAGGGTTCACACCGGTGTCGGTTTCTAAGCAAGGGAACCTTGTTTTTACTGACAATCACAAGAGGCTTTTCAAATACTATCCAAGGACTGATGAGATCCGTTGTCTCTCCTTAGACACTTGTGTTATATCTCCTTTCTTGGAAACTTTGGCTCCACTTCCTTTGAAATCAACTCTTCCGTTTCCTCATCCGCGCAGGACATCCAAGTGCCGCGTGCTTTCGAAACAGGACGAGTTTGGGATAGTAGAGCTTCTCATAACCACTCTAGTAGTTCTTGGTATTGTTTTGTTCCCTTTCTAG
- the LOC103860942 gene encoding transcription factor MYB39 produces the protein MGRSPCCDQDKGVKKGPWMPEEDYKLVAYIDKNGYGKWRSLPNLAGLNRCGKSCRLRWMNYLRPDIRRGEFTDEEESTVVKLHALLGNKWSKIASHLPGRTDNEIKNYWNTHMKKKMLQMGIDPITHEPKTNDLSPILDVSQMLAAAIGNSQFGNNTLFNNNIAVEDLLKLQLIHKMLQIIAPKAIPNINSFNTNSFNTKREPVVNNIKTNPVNPKPKLAAAGQLNAIERHVFTNQTEDEDFMPSFEDVWDCFEDNQLPGLVTVSQVNYQTGDGMMPEYYGDQLREIPSTGSISVTPETSGLNYPSKTQHSSGSDILEDWEKFLDDETNDSCWKSFLDLTSPTSSPGPW, from the exons ATGGGAAGATCACCGTGTTGCGATCAAGACAAAGGCGTGAAGAAAGGACCGTGGATGCCCGAAGAAGATTACAAGCTCGTGGCTTATATAGATAAAAACGGTTATGGGAAGTGGCGGTCACTTCCTAACCTCGCTGGACTAAACCGCTGCGGAAAGAGCTGCCGGCTCCGGTGGATGAATTATCTCCGGCCTGATATCCGGAGAGGCGAGTTTACCGATGAAGAAGAGAGTACTGTCGTTAAACTCCATGCCCTTCTTGGCAACAA aTGGTCGAAGATTGCGAGTCATCTTCCAGGAAGGACCGATAACGAAATAAAAAACTATTGGAATACTcatatgaagaaaaaaatgttgcaaATGGGGATTGATCCAATCACCCACGAGCCAAAAACCAACGATCTTAGCCCTATCCTCGACGTTTCTCAAATGCTTGCCGCTGCTATTGGCAACAGCCAGTTTGGTAACAATACTCTCTTCAACAACAACATTGCTGTGGAAGATCTTCTCAAACTCCAGTTGATTCATAAAATGCTTCAAATCATAGCCCCTAAAGCCATACCAAACATCAATAGCTTCAATACTAACTCATTTAATACTAAACGGGAGCCGGTAGTCAATAACATCAAAACCAATCCAGTGAATCCTAAACCGAAGCTGGCGGCGGCTGGACAATTGAATGCTATTGAACGACATGTTTTCACAAACCAAACTGAAGATGAAGATTTCATGCCATCTTTTGAGGATGTTTGGgattgttttgaagataatcAGCTTCCTGGTTTGGTTACGGTTTCTCAGGTAAATTATCAAACCGGAGACGGTATGATGCCAGAATATTATGGTGATCAATTACGTGAAATCCCATCTACTGGTTCGATATCGGTTACTCCTGAGACATCCGGATTGAATTATCCCAGTAAGACTCAACACTCATCCGGTTCAGATATCCTAGAGGACTGGGAGAAGTTTCTTGATGATGAAACAAACGACTCTTGCTGGAAAAGTTTCTTAGA TTTAACGTCGCCCACGTCGTCACCCGGCCCGTGGTAG